The following DNA comes from Tunturibacter psychrotolerans.
CAGCATAAACATCCCCGTAGCAAACGGCTTCGTAAACGATCCCACCCTCTGCATCAGGTTATTTCCCGCATACAGCAGATCATCGAAAAAACTACCCTGCCGGCAAGCAATGTTGGTAGTCGCCAGATGCAATCCTCGCCGCTCCATCCGCCACAGCGCCCTTCGCAACAACGTAGGCTCCGGCAGTTCCACATCCGCATCCAGAAACAACACATACTTCGTCGCAGTCAGCTTCGCGCCCGCGTTCCGCCCCACCGAAGGCAACCCACCCGGCACCACCTCAACCGCAAGCCGATCGCGAAATCCCAGCGCCACCTCTACAGTCCCATCAGTCGAACCCGCATCTGCCACCAGCACACGCGTCCCCGCCATCCCCACATAGTCCTGTTTGCAAAGAGACTCCAGCAACCTCGGCAGCATCGCCACTTCATTCTTGGCAGGAATCACGATCGTCAGTTCACCAACCATTCCGGAGCCTCCGTCAGGGCACACACCGCCCCTTATGCGAAGCTTGAGCCTGCAACCCTCGGATCCGGATAAACCACCGTTGAATTTTCAGCTAAATCCAGCCCAATAGCCTCAAACTCGTTAACGGCTTCGCCATATCCTTCGTTGGTCGGCGCGAAGATCTTCATCGACCCGAAGGTGTGTGCACCCACGAAGTGGGTCACCGCCGGTATTGCTCCTCGCTGACGTGGTCCATCCACTCCACCGCTTTGCCATCCAGTCGTTCCTGAATCGCGATGTGCGTCAGAGCCGTAGTCGGCGTAGCCCCGTGCCAATGCTTCTCTCCCGGAGCAAACCAAACCACATCGCCCGGATGAATCTCCTCAACCGCGCCGCCCTCCCGCTGAACCCAGCCACATCCCGCAGTCACAATCAGAGTCTGCCCCAACGGATGCGTATGCCACGCAGTGCGCGCTCCCGGCTCGAACGTGACGCTGGCACCACCAACAAATGCCGGATCGGGCGCTTGAAAGAGCGGGTCAATCCGAACCGTGCCTGTAAACCACTCTGCCGGACCTTTCCCCGAGGGCTGCGAACCGCTGCGCTTGATCTCCATAAATGCCATTCTAATGGCGGATCGAGCTGCGCGTGCACCCTGAGCGGGCGCCACACTTCGTGGTGTGTATACCGGCTTCGCCCGAGCCTCCCGGAAAGATTCTTCCTCGACCAACGGGAGAGCCAATCGAAGGGGGACACACGTCACGAAGTGACCTGCTAAACTTAAAAGTCTTGCGGACATAAGCCACACCAGCGCGCCACCGCCCGCGCACAGCAACATACGACTACGTAAAGAAGTAAGGAGACACCATGGCAGACCCCACCCTCAACGGCAACGGAAACTTCGGCTCCCCGTCCCTCCGCCTCAAGCTCGGCCTCGCCGAGATGCTCAAAGGCGGCGTCATCATGGACGTCATGAACGTTGAGCAAGCCCGCATCGCCGAAGAAGCCGGAGCCATCTCCGTCATGGCACTCGAGCGCGTCCCCGCCATGATCCGCGCCGAAGGCGGCGTCGCCCGCATGGCCAGCCCCAAGCTCATCAAGCAGATCATCAACGCCGTCTCCATCCCCGTCATGGCGAAAGCCCGCATCGGCCACTTCGCCGAAGCCCAGGTCCTCCAGCACCTCGGTGTCGACTTCATCGACGAGTCCGAAGTCCTCACCCCCGCCGACGAGACCTACCACATCGACAAGCACGCCTTCACCACGCCCTTCGTCTGCGGCGCCCGCAACCTCGGCGAAGCCCTTCGCCGCATCGCCGAAGGCGCAGCCATGATCCGCACCAAGGGCGAACCCGGCACCGGCGACGTCGTCCACGCTGTCCAGCACATGCGCCAGATCGTCCGCGAGATCAAAGCCCTCACAGTCCTCGGTGACGAAGAGCTCTACAACGCCGCCAAGGTCCACGGCGCCCCTTACGAACTCGTCCGCATGGTAGCGAAAGCCGGCAAGCTCCCAGTCCCCAACTTCAGCGCAGGCGGCATCGCCACCCCCGCCGACGCAGCTCTCATGATGCAGCTAGGCGCCGAAACAATCTTCGTAGGCTCGGGCATCTTCATGAAGGAGCGCGCCACACCGCTCGACGTCGAGAACGATCCGAAGGAGCGCGAAGAGGCCGTCAGCCGCGCCCGCGCCATCGTCATCGCCACCACCCACTTCAACGACCCCAAGATCGTCGCCGAAGCCAGCGAAGCCGTCATCGGTTCGATGAAAGGTCTCGCCGCAGCAGCCATCGAAGAGCGAGACCTCATGCAA
Coding sequences within:
- a CDS encoding glycosyltransferase, with translation MVGELTIVIPAKNEVAMLPRLLESLCKQDYVGMAGTRVLVADAGSTDGTVEVALGFRDRLAVEVVPGGLPSVGRNAGAKLTATKYVLFLDADVELPEPTLLRRALWRMERRGLHLATTNIACRQGSFFDDLLYAGNNLMQRVGSFTKPFATGMFMLFDREVFWALGGFNERALFAEDYLLSKGVARQRFRIVRGRVLTTNRRFQKLGHWRMVWMFFKTMVHTWDEEYFLEDQGYWGEAG
- a CDS encoding (R)-mandelonitrile lyase, producing the protein MEIKRSGSQPSGKGPAEWFTGTVRIDPLFQAPDPAFVGGASVTFEPGARTAWHTHPLGQTLIVTAGCGWVQREGGAVEEIHPGDVVWFAPGEKHWHGATPTTALTHIAIQERLDGKAVEWMDHVSEEQYRR
- the pdxS gene encoding pyridoxal 5'-phosphate synthase lyase subunit PdxS yields the protein MADPTLNGNGNFGSPSLRLKLGLAEMLKGGVIMDVMNVEQARIAEEAGAISVMALERVPAMIRAEGGVARMASPKLIKQIINAVSIPVMAKARIGHFAEAQVLQHLGVDFIDESEVLTPADETYHIDKHAFTTPFVCGARNLGEALRRIAEGAAMIRTKGEPGTGDVVHAVQHMRQIVREIKALTVLGDEELYNAAKVHGAPYELVRMVAKAGKLPVPNFSAGGIATPADAALMMQLGAETIFVGSGIFMKERATPLDVENDPKEREEAVSRARAIVIATTHFNDPKIVAEASEAVIGSMKGLAAAAIEERDLMQTRGW